One window of the Labeo rohita strain BAU-BD-2019 chromosome 9, IGBB_LRoh.1.0, whole genome shotgun sequence genome contains the following:
- the akap17a gene encoding LOW QUALITY PROTEIN: A-kinase anchor protein 17A (The sequence of the model RefSeq protein was modified relative to this genomic sequence to represent the inferred CDS: deleted 1 base in 1 codon) produces MTSIVSDTAEAVDLCPEYNLYLKPIAKITVSVALPHLKTPGKSISNWEVMERLKSMVQPEQFSSLRISKSTMDFIRFEGEVENKSAVKRVLTKLDGKSIKLSGFTDILKIRAVENKADFPTRHDWDSFFRDAKDMNETVPGERPDTVHLEGLPCKWFSPKDGVPDRPSETVLRTVFQRFGKIRNVDIPMLDPYREEMTGKNFNTFSFGGHLNFEGYIQYQDHTGFVRAMDSLRGMKLMFKGDDGKAVACSIKVTFDTTKHLSDSSLKKRQQERQKLQELEKQREEQKRREKEEEERRKEEERKQREQEEEEKERRREEKLRKREQKLKEKEEKKTQKKLKKQQEEEQKKLQLKIAMEERKLLLAQRNLESIRLIAELLSRAKRLKQQQVEQQQVELARLQQLEERRRQQEDELRRVEAEKARALELQRKERELRDRLLGNLLKKSTNTDENVAAPLVHVDLQICGAQAQLNGVTLPTENPDKETSNSKKQEERTDGDRRDRTRRRSGGRRRSRSRGRGGRRRSGSRTRGSRGRRGRKYSQSSSKSRSSSRSQRGSSSRSRSSSRGRRRRSRHRSRRY; encoded by the exons ATGACGTCCATCGTGAGCGACACGGCCGAGGCGGTGGATCTGTGTCCAGAATACAACCTCTACCTCAAGCCCATCGCCAAAATCACGGTGAGCGTGGCTCTTCCTCACCTCAAGACGCCCGGCAAATCCATCTCCAACTGGGAGGTGATGGAGCGTCTGAAGTCCATGGTGCAACCGGAGCAGTTTTCCTCCCTGCGCATCTCCAAGAGCACCATGGACTTCATCCGCTTCGAGGGCGAGGTGGAGAACAAGAGCGCCGTCAAACGCGTCCTGACCAAGCTGGACGGAAAAAGCATCAAGCTCAGCGGATTCACAGACATCCTAAAAATCCGTGCCGTCGAAAACAAAGCCGATTTTCCCACCCGTCACGACTGGGATTCCTTCTTCCGCGACGCCAAGGACATGAACGAGACGGTTCCGGGAGAACGGCCCGATACGGTCCATCTGGAGGGGCTCCCGTGCAAGTGGTTCTCGCCGAAGGACGGCGTTCCCGACAGACCCTCGGAGACGGTGCTCAGGACGGTTTTCCAGCGCTTCGGGAAGATCCGGAACGTGGACATCCCCATGCTGGATCCGTACCGGGAGGAGATGACCGGGAAGAACTTCAACACCTTCTCGTTC GGGGGACACCTGAATTTTGAGGGGTACATTCAGTATCAGGACCACACGGGCTTCGTCAGAGCCATGGACTCGCTCAGGGGGATGAAGCTCATGTTTAAGGGCGATGACGGGAAGGCCGTCGCCTGCAGCATTAAG GTGACGTTTGACACGACTAAACACCTGAGCGATTCCTCGCTGAAGAAACGTCAGCAGGAGCGACAGAAGCTGCAGGAGCTGGAGAAACAACGAGAGGAGCAGAAACGCCgagagaaggaggaggaggagcgaCGCAAGGAGGAGGAGAG GAAGCAGCGTgagcaggaggaggaggagaaggagaggAGGAGAGAGGAGAAACTGCGCAAACGAGAGCAGAAGCTGAAGGAGAAGGAGGAGAAGAAGACCCAGAAGAAGCTGAAGAAGCAGCAGGAGGAGGAGCAGAAGAAGCTCCAGCTGAAGATCGCAATGGAGGAGCGCAAACTGCTGCTGGCGCAGAGGAACCTCGAGTCCATCCGACTCATCGCCGAGCTGCTCAGCAGAGCCAAG AGGCTGAAGCAGCAGCAGGTGGAGCAGCAGCAGGTGGAGCTGGCGCGGCTGCAGCAGCTGGAGGAGCGCAGACGGCAGCAGGAGGACGAGCTGCGGCGCGTGGAGGCCGAGAAAGCGCGAGCGCTGGAGCTGCAGAGGAAAGAGCGCGAGCTGCGCGACAGACTGCTGGGAAACCTGCTGAAGAAGAGCACCAACACGGACGAGAACGTCGCCGCCCCGCTCGTCCACGTGGACCTGCAGATCTGCGGCGCGCAGGCGCAGCTCAACGGCGTGACGCTGCCGACGGAAAACCCGGACAAAGAAACCAGCAACTCCAAGAAACAGGAGGAGCGCACGGACGGAGACAGACGCGATCGCACGCGCAGACGCAGCGGCGGGAGACGACGCAGCCGCAGTCGGGGCAGGGGCGGTCGCAGGCGGAGCGGAAGCCGGACGCGGGGCTCTCGCGGCAGACGCGGCAGGAAGTACAGCCAGAGCAGCAGCAAGAGCCGCAGCAGCAGCCGCAGTCAGAGAGGAAGCAGCAGCCGCAGCCGCTCGTCCAGTCGAGGACGACGCAGACGCTCGCGTCACCGATCCAGACGATACTGA